One segment of Balaenoptera ricei isolate mBalRic1 chromosome 8, mBalRic1.hap2, whole genome shotgun sequence DNA contains the following:
- the LOC132370610 gene encoding hemoglobin subunit beta: MVHLTAEEKSAVTALWAKVNVEEVGGEALGRLLVVYPWTQRFFEAFGDLSTADAVMKNPKVKAHGKKVLASFSDGLKHLDDLKGTFATLSELHCDKLHVDPENFRLLGNVLVIVLARHFGKEFTPELQAAYQKVVAGVANALAHKYH, encoded by the exons ATGGTGCATCTGACTGCTGAGGAGAAGTCTGCCGTCACTGCCCTATGGGCCAAGGTGAACGTGGAGGAAGTTGGTGGTGAGGCCCTGGGCAG GCTGCTGGTTGTCTACCCCTGGACTCAGAGGTTCTTTGAGGCCTTTGGGGACCTGTCCACCGCTGATGCTGTTATGAAAAACCCTAAGGTGAAGGCCCATGGCAAGAAGGTGCTAGCCTCCTTTAGTGACGGCCTGAAGCATCTCGACGACCTCAAGGGCACGTTTGCTACGCTGAGCGAGCTGCACTGTGACAAGCTGCACGTGGATCCTGAGAACTTCAGG CTCCTAGGCAACGTGCTGGTGATTGTGCTGGCTCGCCACTTTGGCAAGGAGTTCACCCCGGAGCTTCAGGCTGCCTACCAGAAGGTCGTGGCTGGTGTGGCTAATGCCTTGGCCCACAAGTACCATTGA
- the LOC132369822 gene encoding hemoglobin subunit epsilon-1 has product MVHFTAEEKAAITSLWGKVNVEEAGGEALGRLLVVYPWTQRFFDSFGNLSSPSAIMGNPKVKAHGKKVLTSFGDAVKNMDNLKGAFAKLSELHCDKLHVDPENFRLLGNVMVIILASHFGREFTPELQAAWQKLVAGVATALAHKYH; this is encoded by the exons ATGGTGCATTTTACTGCTGAGGAGAAGGCTGCTATCACTAGCCTGTGGGGCAAAGTGAATGTGGAAGAGGCTGGAGGCGAGGCTCTGGGCAG GCTCCTGGTTGTCTACCCCTGGACCCAGAGGTTCTTTGACAGCTTTGGCAACCTGTCCTCTCCCTCTGCCATAATGGGGAACCCCAAGGTCAAGGCCCATGGCaagaaggtgctgacatccttcGGAGATGCTGTTAAGAACATGGACAACCTCAAGGGCGCCTTTGCTAAGCTGAGTGAGCTGCACTGTGACAAACTGCACGTGGATCCTGAGAACTTCAGG CTCCTGGGCAATGTGATGGTGATTATTCTGGCTTCTCACTTTGGCAGAGAATTCACCCCTGAGTTGCAGGCTGCTTGGCAGAAGCTGGTGGCTGGGGTTGCCACTGCTCTGGCCCACAAGTACCACTGA
- the LOC132369821 gene encoding hemoglobin subunit epsilon-2-like, giving the protein MVHFTAEEKKVVASLWAKMNVEVAGGESLGRFPVVYPWTQRFFYNFANFESAIMGNPKVKAHGRKVLTSFGNAIKHMDDLKGTFAHLSELHFDKLHVDSENFRVSSGQHDIDCLATHFSEEFTRKMQAA; this is encoded by the exons ATGGTGCATTTTACTGCTGAGGAGAAGAAGGTGGTTGCTAGCCTGTGGGCCAAGATGAATGTAGAGGTGGCTGGAGGTGAGAGCTTGGGAAG GTTCCCAGTTGTCTACCCATGGACCCAGAGGTTCTTTTACAATTTTGCTAACTTTGAGTCTGCGATAATGGGCAACCCTAAGGTCAAGGCCCATGGCAGGAAGGTGCTGACCTCCTTTGGAAATGCCATTAAACACATGGACGACCTCAAGGGCACCTTTGCACATTTAAGTGAGCTGCACTTTGACAAGCTGCATGTGGATTCTGAGAACTTCAGGGTGAGTTCTGG GCAACATGATATTGATTGTCTTGCAACCCACTTCAGCGAGGAATTTACCCGAAAGATGCAGGCTGCCTGA